The following DNA comes from Haemorhous mexicanus isolate bHaeMex1 chromosome 19, bHaeMex1.pri, whole genome shotgun sequence.
TCTGGAAATGGTTTACAAAATGGTAAGCTTGGGGGCATCTGTACAccccctgcacagctgcacccTCTTACCATGGCGATTTTGAAGCCCATTcctggctgccccaggaggTTTGCCTTGGGTATCCGGCAGTCCTCAAATATCAGGTTAGCAGTGGAAGAGGCTCGGATTCCCAGTTTGTCTTCTTTCTTCCCCAGTGACAGCCCAGCTGTTGGCATGGGAACCAGGAATGCACTAATGCCCTGCAACGAGACCCAAACTCTTAGCAATGGTGTCTTCTTACCTTCCCACTTCCTTGGCTGTCCACAGGCTCCCTCCATTTTACGTAAAAGCCACATGTCCAGGTAaccaggaggagggagaggagagctgagacagaacaaaaccagcatGCATCAGCCCCTCCTCTGGTCAATGCATGCACGGCTCTAAAAACAGTCCCAGCAGTGGCAAGTGCTTCTCCACAACTCCTTCACTCCCACCCCTTTTTCCTGACTGATACAAACTATCTCACCTTGTGCTTCAGGGATTTATCCGTAGTAGCGAACACCACGGTGGCCGAAGCGTCCCAGGCGTTGGTGATCCAGGCCTTGGTACCGTTCAGAACCCACTCGTCCCCGTCCAGGCGCGCCATTGTGGAGGCTGCACCTGCGTCGCTGCCGTTTcctgagcaaagcagcagcaaacaaaCCTCAGGTGAGCAGTGACACACTGGGGGCAAACCCACCCCCACCTGCACCCCATCTGATCAAGGCACCTCTTGAACTGTGACAGTGTCACCACTGACCCTCACACAGAACAGGGAAAGGCCCACGTGTGTGAGATGTGTTCAGAGCTCTGCTCACACAGAATGAGTATTTTCAGCAGGGACCATAGGATGGCACTTCATGCCTTGGGTACTGAGACTCCACTCACACAGAACTGCTATAAACCACCCTTCTATACCGTTCCAGTTTCAAAGATTTAAAGCCCATCCTAGACCTGACCAAGGAAAGAAGCTACACCACATCCTTTGCAACAGGGATTGGTAACAGTCACATCACCTGGTTCACTGAGGGCAAAACATCCAATTTTCTCTCCACTGGTGAAGGGAGCAAtccactgctgcttctgctcttcaGAACCAAACTTGAGTATTGGCCCTAAATACAGGGACTTTAAGAATTTAGTGCTGTTAGTGCCTCTTGAAGGTACAACCAATCAAGTAGCTATCTAATGTGCTCTCCAACACACCAGAGAAGCCAGCACAGAACAGACGCACTTCTCCCAAAGAGCCCTGTGCCACGCCAGCCTCACACTCACGTTATTGACGCTGACGATGACGCCCGTGGACGCGCAGCCCCTGCTGATCTCCTCCACAGCGATGGAATAGGCCAGGTAGTCGAGGCCTGCTCCTTTGTACTTCTCTGGCACGTCCATAGCCAGCAGCCCCAAGGCACCCATCTTCTTCACCTGCACACGGGAAATGGACAGGTCCCATCCTCTGCAGCACCAGTGTGCCAGCAAATACACACACGTGGAGAGCAAGACACGTCATGAGAGGGCTACACCCCGGGGAAAAGATGCACACAACTCCTGGTGAAATGGAAACCTCAAGAAACTGGTAAGTGTCCCCAGATCCCAGTGACTTTAGCAGGAGCTGTACAGAGTCACTGCTGTTTAGGCTCTTGCTTGTTTAAAGAGCTTTCTTCAGTACTAGGAAGGGGGGAGCTTTCTGAAGGTGAAATATGGAGACAGAACTCCACCAGCATTTCCTCAGCCTCCCACCAAAGCTCTACCCTTGTATGTCTCCTGTCAGTAGAAATGGGAAGCCTACTGATAAAAATCATCAGAACTTTACCTTTGAGTCTGCTGAGCTTCAGCCTAGGACTGCACAAAGGAAGAATTTTACAGAATGAATGACTGCAGTGGTGCAAGGTGATTTTTTCATTCCCAATAAAGCCAGATCTTGCTTcccagaaattttttttgttagttaCATTGCAATCAATCCACCCCAAGTTCCCCAGCTAGACCCCTTGCTTTGCAACCATAAACCTCTGCTTGCTTTTAAAGGAACTAGAGAGAATTTTTAGATCCATAATTCCACTCCTATGTGGGCACCCAAAACACCAATCCTCTGCATTAAATGCAGAAGATGAACAAGACAGCCACTGGTTCTATGTATGTCGCTTCATCTTATTAAACACTTGTTTGCATCTTGAATTTTCCCCTACACATTCAAGTCAACAGACTCAGAATCAAATGTAAAATTCTCAGATGAGAACAGTAAGGagtaaaattttcttccttagGGTAAGTGTGACTTTCCTGGCTACCATCCTTATACCTTAACAGAAAAAGGAATGTGACAGAACTCTCATGCTTTTGACAGTGTTTGCCTGGAGTCTCTTGGCAATGTTAGTCTCTTGGCTAACAGGATCTATTTTGCTGGAGTTTTGTATTTCATTGCTTAACATGCACACTGGTGTGTCTTTCCACATGAAAAATCATTAGTTTGGCGAAATTTCGATTTATTCACAGCCCCAGGGGATGAGCAGCATGTACCTCCTGATCACTTTTTTCCACCATCTGAAATGCATTCATGCCATCTATGATTCCTCACCATAAACCAATATATGCAGCCTGCAAAAGTATTTGATTAATTTTATAAATcagttttataatttttattacagCCCACAGATAAGTCAGTAAGAGAACTAAAAACTCAGTGGTACTAAAGGCAGATACAGAGAAACACAAATAAAAGTGAAGAGCTCAAAATGCCCTGAGGAAATTACAACGTCCACATTCACAGCAACGAGTTGGTCTAAACTTCAATTTTCTGCTAAACCGGAGCTGGATGTACGTTCTGCCTCAGCCCCAgtgctcctgccccagggcacTAGGAAAGGGATCTCTGGCTGTGCCTTCCCTACCCTGGCACCCACCTGCTCGGCCGGGAAGCGGTGCTCCTTGTCCAGCTGCGCTGCAAGCGGCATCAGCTCCTTCTCTGCGAAGTCCCGGACCGTCTGCCGCAGCATCTGGTGCGTCTCGGGCAACTCCGCGCTCTGGTACACGGTGTGCAGCCGGCAGCGCCGCAGGGCCAGCGCTGGAAGCGGGGAGGGGACTCAGCGCGGCCGCTGCCCCTCACACCGGACCAGGGGTGGGAGCCGGCCCGTGAGGGGCTCTGAGGATCCCCCCAGCCCGGGCCACTTTcccgcggccccgcg
Coding sequences within:
- the ACADS gene encoding short-chain specific acyl-CoA dehydrogenase, mitochondrial isoform X1; amino-acid sequence: MAAAAMAAVVSRCGGAPRALALRRCRLHTVYQSAELPETHQMLRQTVRDFAEKELMPLAAQLDKEHRFPAEQVKKMGALGLLAMDVPEKYKGAGLDYLAYSIAVEEISRGCASTGVIVSVNNSLYLGPILKFGSEEQKQQWIAPFTSGEKIGCFALSEPGNGSDAGAASTMARLDGDEWVLNGTKAWITNAWDASATVVFATTDKSLKHKGISAFLVPMPTAGLSLGKKEDKLGIRASSTANLIFEDCRIPKANLLGQPGMGFKIAMQTLDGGRIGIASQALGIAQAALDCAVDYAEKRMAFGSPITKLQAVQFKLADMAVALEGARLLTWRAAMLKDNGKPFTKEAAMAKLAASEAATSIAHQAIQILGGMGYVTEMPAERHYRDARITEIYEGTSEIQRLVIAGQLLKAYRG
- the ACADS gene encoding short-chain specific acyl-CoA dehydrogenase, mitochondrial isoform X2, which encodes MAAAAMAAVVSRCGGAPRALALRRCRLHTVYQSAELPETHQMLRQTVRDFAEKELMPLAAQLDKEHRFPAEQVKKMGALGLLAMDVPEKYKGAGLDYLAYSIAVEEISRGCASTGVIVSVNNSLYLGPILKFGSEEQKQQWIAPFTSGEKIGCFALSEPGNGSDAGAASTMARLDGDEWVLNGTKAWITNAWDASATVVFATTDKSLKHKGISAFLVPMPTAGLSLGKKEDKLGIRASSTANLIFEDCRIPKANLLGQPGMGFKIAMQTLDGGRIGIASQALGIAQAALDCAVDYAEKRMAFGSPITKLQAVQFKLADMAVALEGARLLTWRAAMLKDNGKPFTKLLCECSSSLCR